From a single Intestinibaculum porci genomic region:
- a CDS encoding Ig-like domain-containing protein, whose product MKKSKIVLSLILSLCLLLMVSPPLQAKNALSTKKYTIAQGESFTLRLLFTNANGKASLSNKKVISIKKIKKNQWKVKGLKAGTSTVTITAAKKKYKAKITVKKAVTATKIYFYDSYKAVHAGVGDRLDLANHLYIYATKLNRSQVKYRSSNPKVVTINKTGSAKALAAGRATITASYKKTTAKMTITVHALNVTIDALPQTISSYNSFDGSLSNQCQVNAITFEKSYYAYSNTFSLYMTISGTKTMTTTIANQMCRIGYKLYNAQNVVVKSGIFYSDNVAAGESFTTRNIISASLPEGSYHLVLENMA is encoded by the coding sequence ATGAAGAAATCAAAAATTGTTTTGAGTCTAATCCTGTCTTTGTGCCTGTTACTGATGGTCAGTCCACCGCTGCAAGCCAAAAATGCCCTATCCACGAAAAAGTACACGATTGCCCAAGGAGAAAGTTTTACTTTGCGTTTACTTTTCACCAATGCCAATGGAAAAGCATCACTTTCCAATAAGAAAGTGATCAGTATTAAAAAGATCAAAAAGAATCAATGGAAGGTGAAAGGCTTAAAAGCGGGAACCTCAACGGTAACGATCACCGCCGCCAAAAAGAAATACAAAGCGAAAATCACGGTTAAAAAAGCTGTTACAGCAACAAAAATATATTTCTACGACTCCTATAAAGCGGTCCATGCTGGCGTTGGTGATCGTCTTGATCTGGCGAACCATTTGTATATCTATGCCACCAAACTGAATCGTTCCCAAGTGAAATATCGCTCTTCTAATCCGAAGGTGGTCACAATCAATAAAACAGGTTCGGCTAAGGCTTTAGCTGCTGGTCGTGCGACGATCACCGCTTCCTATAAGAAGACGACGGCCAAGATGACCATCACAGTTCATGCCCTTAATGTCACAATCGATGCTTTGCCACAAACGATCAGTTCTTATAACAGCTTTGATGGCTCCCTCTCTAATCAGTGTCAGGTCAACGCGATCACTTTTGAGAAAAGCTATTATGCTTACAGCAATACGTTCTCACTGTATATGACGATCTCAGGAACAAAAACGATGACAACTACGATTGCTAATCAGATGTGCAGAATAGGCTATAAGCTGTATAATGCCCAGAATGTCGTGGTCAAATCAGGTATCTTCTATAGTGACAATGTGGCTGCGGGAGAAAGCTTTACCACCAGAAATATCATTTCTGCATCTCTGCCGGAAGGCAGCTATCACCTTGTTCTAGAAAATATGGCCTAA
- a CDS encoding DUF2442 domain-containing protein, with protein sequence MYILNDICYAGEMQDGIKVTEAKPLRGSMLLVTFSTGEKRLFDTTRLQGSAFAPLADEKIFMNPVLFHGVITWNNGEIDIAPETVYRDSYAYESMAI encoded by the coding sequence ATGTATATTCTGAATGATATTTGCTATGCTGGAGAAATGCAGGACGGTATCAAGGTTACAGAAGCAAAGCCCTTGCGCGGCAGTATGTTGCTTGTGACATTTTCCACAGGGGAAAAGAGGTTGTTCGATACCACTAGGTTGCAAGGCTCCGCTTTTGCGCCGCTTGCGGATGAAAAGATTTTTATGAACCCGGTTTTGTTTCACGGCGTGATTACATGGAACAACGGGGAAATTGATATTGCGCCGGAAACGGTTTATCGGGATAGCTATGCTTATGAGAGTATGGCGATATAG